TTGTCTTTAGCCTTCTGAACCATCTCTAAGGCATAGTCCAGCTTATCTGTCTCACATAAGGAGTTGCCGATTTCCTGTCCCTGTGCCTTTAAAAATGTATAGGCCATTCCGCCGCCGATAATTAAAGTATCTACCTTATCTAACAAATTGTTTATTACATTGATTTTGTCAGAAACCTTTGCTCCGCCCAGAATAGCTACGAAAGGACGTACAGGATTTTCTACTGCCTGGCCCAGGAATTTAATTTCCTTTTCCATTAAGTATCCTACAACATTTTCCTTTGTATATTTCGTAACGCCTACATTAGAGCAATGTGCTCTGTGAGCTGTTCCAAAAGCATCATTTACAAATACTCCGTTGTCGCAAAGTCCTGCCAGCTCTTTTGCATAAGCCTCTGCAGCCTCATCCTTGCCGTATTTTGTCTCTTCTCCTCTGTAACGTGTATTCTGAAGTAAAAGTACCTGTCCATCCCGCAATTCTGCGGCAGCCTTCTGTGTCTCTGCTCCTGTAACCTTTGGATCGTCTGCAAATTTCACCTCTACTCCCAGTCTTTCACTGAGGGCCGGAGCTACTGGAGCTAAAGACATCTCCGGAACAGGCTCTCCCTTTGGCTTTCCAAGATGTGAGCAAAGAATAACCTTTGCGCCCTGCTCTAAAAGCTTTTTAATTGTAGGAACAGCGCCGTCGATACGGTTGTAGTTCTGAATCACGCCATCTTTTAAAGGTACGTTAAAATCGCAGCGCACCAATACCTTTTTCCCCTTTAAATCTTTTAAATCATCAACTGTTTTTTTATTTAACATGGTCTTTTCCCTCCGCTTTATGGCAATATTAAAATGCGGGCCCGGTCCCAAAGACCGGACCCGCTATGGATCTGTATGCTTTCACACCAGATATCAATTACTTTTTGGCATTCAGCTATTAGTTTAACTCTGCAAAGTATTTGATTGTTCTTACCATCTGGCTTGTATAGGAGTTCTCATTGTCATACCATGAAACTACCTGTACCTCGTATAAATCATCAGCGATCTGTGCAACCATTGTCTGTGTAGCGTCGAACAGAGAGCCGTATGTGATCCCTACGATATCAGAAGAAACTAATTCTTCCTCTGTGTAGCCAAAGGAATCAGAAGAAGCTGCCTTCATAGCCGCATTGATATCCTCTTTTGTTACGCCTGCTTTTTTAACAACAGCCGTTAAAATTGTTGTAGAACCTGTAGGCACTGGAACACGCTGTGCGGAACCAATTAATTTTCCGTTTAATTCTGGAATAACCAGACCGATTGCTTTTGCTGCTCCTGTAGAGTTTGGAACAATATTTACAGCTGCTGCACGAGCGCGTCTGAAATCGCCTTTTCTGTGAGGTCCGTCCAGAACCATCTGATCGCCTGTGTATGCGTGGATTGTAGCCATAATACCAGACTGAATTGGAGCGTAGTCGTTTAATGCCTTTGCCATAGGAGCTAAGCAGTTTGTTGTACAGGAAGCTGCGGAAATGATTGTATCATCCTTTGTCAGTGTGTTCTCATTTACACTGTAAACAATAGTTGGCAGATCATTTCCAGCTGGCGCGGAAATAACAACCTTCTTAGCGCCTGCATCAATATGAGCCTGAGCTTTTGCTTTAGATGTGTAGAAACCTGTACACTCTAATACTACGTCAACGCCAACTTCCTTCCATGGAAGATTAGCTGCGTCTTTTTCTGCATAAATTTTAATTGTATGTCCATCAACAGTAATGGAGTCTTCGCCGGCAGCTACCTTGTCTGCTAAAGCGTATCTGCCCTGAGAAGAATCATATTTTAACAGGTGTGCCAGCATTGCTGGGTTTGTTAAATCGTTGATTGCAACAACTTCATAACCTTCTGCCTGGAACATTTGTCTGAAAGCCAGACGGCCGATACGGCCAAAACCATTGATCGCTACTCTTACTGCCATAATTGTATTCCTCCTAAG
The window above is part of the Lachnoclostridium edouardi genome. Proteins encoded here:
- a CDS encoding phosphoglycerate kinase, whose protein sequence is MLNKKTVDDLKDLKGKKVLVRCDFNVPLKDGVIQNYNRIDGAVPTIKKLLEQGAKVILCSHLGKPKGEPVPEMSLAPVAPALSERLGVEVKFADDPKVTGAETQKAAAELRDGQVLLLQNTRYRGEETKYGKDEAAEAYAKELAGLCDNGVFVNDAFGTAHRAHCSNVGVTKYTKENVVGYLMEKEIKFLGQAVENPVRPFVAILGGAKVSDKINVINNLLDKVDTLIIGGGMAYTFLKAQGQEIGNSLCETDKLDYALEMVQKAKDKGVNLLLPVDHVEGKEFSNDTERKTVDVLEAGWSGFDIGPKTIELYKKALEGAKTVVWNGPMGVFEFSNFAEGTLEVCRAVADLADATTVIGGGDSVNAVKRLGFADKMTHISTGGGASLEFLEGKELPGVAAADNR
- the gap gene encoding type I glyceraldehyde-3-phosphate dehydrogenase; amino-acid sequence: MAVRVAINGFGRIGRLAFRQMFQAEGYEVVAINDLTNPAMLAHLLKYDSSQGRYALADKVAAGEDSITVDGHTIKIYAEKDAANLPWKEVGVDVVLECTGFYTSKAKAQAHIDAGAKKVVISAPAGNDLPTIVYSVNENTLTKDDTIISAASCTTNCLAPMAKALNDYAPIQSGIMATIHAYTGDQMVLDGPHRKGDFRRARAAAVNIVPNSTGAAKAIGLVIPELNGKLIGSAQRVPVPTGSTTILTAVVKKAGVTKEDINAAMKAASSDSFGYTEEELVSSDIVGITYGSLFDATQTMVAQIADDLYEVQVVSWYDNENSYTSQMVRTIKYFAELN